A genomic segment from Triplophysa dalaica isolate WHDGS20190420 chromosome 22, ASM1584641v1, whole genome shotgun sequence encodes:
- the vps11 gene encoding vacuolar protein sorting-associated protein 11 homolog, with translation MAAFLQWRRFVFFDKETVKDPSENGKNFQLPLGISACDSGRGHVVLGDMDGQIWFLTRSFQLSSFQAYKLRVTHLYQLKQHNILVSVGEDEQGINPLVKVWNLDKRDSGSPLCTRIFPAIPGNKPTVVSCLSVHENLNFMALGFTDGSVVLTKGDITRDRHSKTHSLPEGNSPITGLAFRQAGKITHLFVATLEKVQSYTLSLKEYPRVELDTHGCALRCSALTDPSQDSQFIVAGDDCVYLYQPDERGPCFAFEGHKLLTHWHRGYLLMLTDNNKSPIKSDYASGGPSPTVKHTLTIYDLDNKFIAYSAVFDDVIDVLAEWGSFYVLTRDRTMYTLQEKDTQTKLEMLFKKNLFVMAINLAKSQHLDNDGLSEIFRQYGDHLYNKGDHDGAIQQYIRTIGKLEPSYVIRKFLDAQRIHNLTAYLQALHRQSLANADHTTLLLNCYTKLKDSSKLEEFIKSNESEVHFDVEIAIKVLRQAGYHSHAVFLAERHMHHEWYLKIQLEDLKNYQEALRYIGKLPFNQAESNMKRYGKTLMHHVPESTTVLLKRLCTDYQPSKDSTDKDSLDKTVGKANPEEFIPVFANNPRELRAFLEHMIEVDPLSPEGVYDTLLELRLQDWAHEQDPEKKRVLQEAALSLLRSDNTVFDKALVLCQMHNFKEGVLYLYEKGMLYQQIMHYHMQNEEYGKVVEACKRYGDKEACLWEQALGYFARKEENCKAYISEVLQHIDQNNLMPPLLVVQTLAHNSTASLSVIKDYLINKLERETRQIEEDEKKIRQYREETAHLRAEIQELKSCAKIFQKTKCNMCNSPLELPSVHFLCSHSFHQHCLESFAESEAECPTCTPENRKVMDMLRAQDQKRDLHDHFNRQLKSSNDGFSVIADYFGRGVFNKLTLITDPPGGKSGAVNLDAEFNKDLLINIKRHA, from the exons ATGGCAGCGTTCTTACAGTGGAGACGATTTGTGTTCTTCGATAAAGAAACGGTGAAAGATCCAAGCGAAAATGGGAAGAATTTTCAGCTACCGTTGGGTATATCGGCCTGCGATTCGGGCCGAGGACATGTTGTGCTTGGAGATAT GGATGGACAGATTTGGTTTTTAACCCGCTCTTTTCAGCTCTCCAGCTTTCAAGCTTATAAACTGCGCGTGACACACCTCTATCAGctgaaacaacacaacatcCTGGTGTCGGTGGGTGAGGATGAGCAGGGCATTAATCCTCTG GTGAAGGTTTGGAACCTCGATAAGAGAGACAGCGGCAGTCCACTGTGTACCCGCATATTCCCTGCTATTCCTGGAAACAAACCCACTGTAGTGTCTTGTCTTAGTGTACATGAAAACCTTAATTTCATGGCTTTAG GTTTTACAGATGGCAGTGTTGTGCTGACCAAGGGTGATATCACCAGAGACAGACACAGTAAAACCCACAGCCTCCCTGAGGGCAACTCTCCAATCACAGGCCTGGCTTTCCGGCAAGCTGGCAAAATCACGCACCTGTTTGTTGCCACCTTAGAAAAAGTGCAG AGTTACACATTGTCGCTGAAAGAGTACCCGCGTGTAGAATTGGACACGCATGGCTGCGCTCTCCGCTGCTCTGCGCTCACAGACCCGTCGCAGGACTCTCAGTTCATAGTGGCCGGAGATGACTGTGTGTATTTGTACCAGCCGGATGAGAGAGGACCCTGCTTTGCCTTCGAAGGGCACAAACTTCTGACTCACTGGCACAGAGGATACCTACTTATGCTTACAGACAACAACAAGTCACCTATCAA ATCTGATTATGCCAGTGGAGGGCCTTCCCCTACAGTGAAGCACACCCTTACCATATACGATCTGGACAACAAGTTCATCGCATATAGTGCTGtatttgatgatgtcattgacGTTTTGGCAGAGTGGGGCTCATTCTACGTGCTTACGAGAGACCGAACAATGTACACGTTGCAAgaaaaagacacacaaacaaagttaGAG ATGTTATTTAAGAAAAACCTGTTTGTGATGGCTATTAACTTGGCAAAGAGTCAACATCTGGACAACGATGGTCTGTCTGAGATATTTAGGCAATATGGAGACCACCTCTACAATAAAGGGGATCATGATGGAGCTATTCAACAGTATATTCG cacAATTGGAAAGCTTGAACCTTCATATGTAATTCGTAAATTTTTGGATGCGCAGAGGATACATAACTTGACAGCGTACCTACAGGCCCTCCACAGACAGTCTCTGGCCAACGCTGACCACACTACTCTACTGCTCAATTGCTACACTAAACTGAAGGACAGCTCCAAACTAGAAGAATTTATAAAG AGCAATGAAAGTGAGGTGCATTTCGATGTTGAAATCGCCATCAAAGTGTTGCGGCAGGCTGGTTATCACAGTCACGCTGTGTTCCTGGCAGAGAGACACATGCATCACGAATGGTACCTGAAGATCCAGCTGGAGGATTTGAAG AATTATCAGGAGGCGTTACGCTACATAGGAAAGTTGCCATTTAATCAGGCGGAGAGTAACATGAAGCGATATGGTAAAACTCTAATGCACCATGTACCCGAAAGCACAACCGTCCTGCTAAAGCGCCTCTGCACAGACTATCAGCCTAGCAAGGACTCGACTGATAAGGACAGTCTCGACAAGACAGTGGGAAAG GCCAATCCCGAGGAGTTCATACCTGTCTTTGCCAATAACCCACGGGAGTTGCGAGCGTTCCTAGAACACATGATAGAGGTGGATCCGCTCTCTCCCGAGGGGGTTTATGACACTCTTCTCGAGCTCAGACTGCAGGACTGGGCACACGAGCAGGATCCAGAg AAAAAGAGAGTCCTGCAGGAGGCAGCATTGTCTCTGCTGAGGAGTGACAACACCGTGTTTGACAAGGCCCTGGtcctctgccaaatgcacaacTTTAAAGAAGGAGTGCTATACCTTTATGAAAAGGGCATGCT ATACCAACAGATAATGCATTACCACATGCAGAATGAAGAATACGGAAAAGTTGTAGAGGCCTGTAAGCGTTATGGTGACAAGGAGGCGTGTTTGTGGGAACAGGCACTAGGCTACTTTGCACGCAAAGAAGAAAACTGCAAAGCTTACATTAGCGAAGTTCTGCAGCACATCGATCAAAATAACCTGATGCCTCCACTATTGG TGGTGCAGACTTTGGCTCATAACTCCACAGCCTCTCTGTCAGTCATAAAAGACTACTTGATAAATAAACTAGAGAGGGAGACCCGGCAGATTGAAGAAGATGAAAAAAAGATTCGACAGTACAGAGAGGAGACAGCCCATCTGCGAGCTGAGATCCAGGAACTCAAATCTTG TGCAAAGATTTTCCAAAAGACCAAGTGCAACATGTGTAACAGCCCACTGGAGTTGCCGTCTGTGCACTTCCTGTGCAGCCACTCGTTCCACCAGCACTGCTTGGAGAGCTTCGCTGAGAGCGAGGCCGAGTGTCCAACCTGCACCCCTGAAAACAGGAAGGTCATGGACATGCTGCGGGCACAAGATCAGAAACGAGATCTTCACGACCATTTCAATAGACAG TTGAAATCTTCCAATGATGGCTTCTCGGTGATCGCTGACTATTTTGGCCGTGGAGTGTTCAACAAACTCACTCTGATAACAGATCCTCCTGGAGGCAAGAGCGGAGCTGTGAATCTAGATGCTGAATTCAACAAAGATCTGCTCATTAATATTAAAAGGCATGCTTAA